AATCCAGCTTCTTCCAGAAATGCATTACTGGGTCTTCAGCTCCATTCTATAGGTACTGAAACTAACTCTTCTAATAGGGAAAATTACTATTAGATCCCCGAAGTTTTAGGAATTTCATTGGTTCATCCGTATAATTTTTAAGTCCAATTAAAAGGCACTTTTAAATGCAACATAATTAGTAATTCTATTAGTATATATTGACAAATTGAATTAGACATTGgataaacatcataaatgccTTTTAAATTTAGTCCataacattttaaacaaaatattatagaGTCCTTCGCGTTTCGTCCTTTAACTAATGAAAATACTAAGAGAAAGACTAATTAGTTACATTTTAAGATGATAAAAATCTTTTTATTAGGATTAAGAATCATATAAACAAACTAATGAATTTCTTAAGAACTCAAAGACTTAATACTTAATAGTGATTCTTTCGTTTTAGCATTATTTTTCCTCAAGATCACTCCTATTTGTCGGAATAGTTAACTAACCTAATGAGATTTTCTTGTTATTATATTCAAGGGAATGcattcatcctcgaatcccaCAGCTAGCTATTCTCGGATATGCAGACAATTATACAACTTTGTTTACTACAGAAATGAGAAGCAAGTGGGTAGCACATTTTCTTGCAGGAAAATTCAAGTTACCGAGCGTAAGTGAAATGGAAAATGAAGTGACAAAATGGGAAGAATGTAAGAGGTATTATGCTAAAGAGAGATACAGAAGATCATGCCTGAATGCAATGCTGCAAATTTATTGCAATGATCAGTTGTGCAAGGACATGGGATACAATCGGAGAAGGAAAAGCTGCCTTATTACCGAGCTATTTGCTCCGTGTTATCCAAAAGATTACAAATACCTTAAATACCATTAAATAAAGGTAGACGAAAACTCATCTCCTTTTGCTAGCAGGAAAATTTCTTGCTTAAATCCAGTTCCTTatggattaaaaaaaatatatatggtgAGGGAGATCTGTATGTAAAATAGTTAGGTGATACTTGCATATTTATGTTTTGCGTTCATATCGACAGGGTTGAAAATAAGTTTTTTGAGCAGTAATACTACTATGACTGAAGTTAGACATTAATAGAACATCTACTAATCTAATCCCTTGAGTATTGAAGTCGGTTGATGAAGATCATGGAAttcactttttctttttggagattttatttttgtatGATTGATTCCGAACAGAACTCGAGATCTTTCAGCCATACAAAGAAATCTGGTTCGGTACTAATGAATTAAAGTCTATTTAGTTAGTGATTATTTTAGACTGCATTCATCCtccttggataagagaaaagaagataCAATTGATTCTTTGAAGCAATTTATGTGATTCCATTtctcattattttttatctGTTGTGATTTTGAATTGTCAAGATTTTGTTTTATATGAGTCAGACAAATTTTATTGCAATGGTCTTGGCTTGTTAGGGCCACTTTCTTACCCTATGGATTGATTGTCTGGACTCTCCActcaatcgattttgatcaaaaattgAATAGAATTAAATCAgtctgatttgatttgatttagttcgatttgatcagtttcaatttttaataaactttttacactttatttttagtattttaaaatttaattaaaatattttaattttaatatgatctaatttctctatattatttaaaataatatattattatcactaatcggttcggtttgatttttttaatttttttctgattaaaatcaaactgaaccgaaataatcaaaatttttgaaattaaaaattaaatcgaaacgaaattaataaaaaatcaaaccgaattttaaaattaattcggtttagtctaatataatattatttgagTTAggtttaactcatcaaaaaataaaaggacACATTACTCTTATTCCAAACTGATATGTAATTGAACGATTTGCTCAAGTGGTCATGTgctaaaacattttttataaagataaatattttttaataatcgaTCAAAATACTTCGACACATTATTTTCGTATATTTCATATACCatacaaatatttttaatttataaaattgaaattaaattaaatttatattaatttaattaaaaataaagtgatctaaataaatatttatttaaatttttatcttactttataaaaaaagaaGTTGAATCACCTATCCTAATATTCATCAAAGACATGCAATAAAATTAGTCCTCCCTCTTTGTGTTAATAATAATGGAGCCACAAGTAACTCTCATTCTtgtcattaataatttatttattattattttattaaaatttctctccatattatcatgatttaATTGCAAAAAATTTCactattctaaatttttataattatattccaTATTAAAGTTATTATCAATTAaagtttatattttctttctaaaTGTATCAtactattatttatattattaaaaattaataaaattatcctaCGTATCATCATGTcacttgaatttattttataagatataattattaaaaatttaaaagtttagagTTTGTTTATCAATttcattttctaaatttatgTTAAGAGTTTAACTAGCCATTTTTAACTTCAGAGAAAAATTCTAAATTTCGTGAcatataattctaaataaatttttaataaaaaatctaaatataatTCTAAATTCTAAATTTGTCAAAGCTTAtagaattatatttttcataaaaaaaaatcttgtaaaataaaaaatatgaccTTTAAAACAATTCTATACTCtaacttaattttaaacttttaaattatcattaattttatttttagattttactGGCACACTGATGCGATAATGAcatatcaaattatataataattttattagtttctaaagtaaaaaataataataaaatatatttctgaaaatttataaagtttaaaattcaattaatagagtaaaaaataaaaattttaaaaaactactgaacaatttttttttaataactatatatatttatgtgtCCATTTTTTAGTGACTTTGCCATATACACCAATTTTGTGCTGAaaacccaaaaagaaaaaaaaaaaaaaaaaaaaaaaaaaaaaggattttgtTGCTTTGTGATCACCGCTTAGTTATTCAAATTGAAGCCATTAGCTTCAAGCAATGAAAATCGAAATGGAAGTGCAAATAATTTCCAAAAAGAATATCAAACCATCTTCTCCAACACCATCTCACCTAAGAATCTTCAAATTTTCCCTCCTAGATCAGCTATCGCCATCTTCATATTCTCCACTCATCCTCTTCTATCCCATGAATAACAACTCAACTCATCCCGATGTCTCCAGGAGATTAAGCCTGCTCAAATCATCTCTATCACGGACCTTAACTTTGTTTTACCCTCTAGCTGGAAATATCAAAAATGAACTTTCCATTGATTGCTATGATGAAGGTGCCTATTTTGCAGAAGCCAGAGTGAGCTCATGTAGCCTCCATGAATTCCTAACTCAACCTGATCTCCTGTTAATATATAAGCTCCTTCCATGTGAATTCCCATTTATGGAATTAGCACCAGGATCTTATGTGATGTGTATTCAAGCAAACGTCTTCAGTTGCGGTGGCATTGCCATTAGCATATGCATTTCCCACAAGATCATTTTGATGGTGCTGCACTTGGGACGTTTCTCAAGGGTTGGACTTCGGCTGCCAGGAGCTGCAATCAACGAATATCTCCTAATTTTCTTTCTGCTTCTCTTTTTCCTCCAAATGATGAGTTGTGGTTTAAAAACGCATCATTCTCCATGTGGCGTTCCTTCCTTAGAAAGGGAAATTGCATCACAAGATTTCCTCAGCAATAACCAAGCTGAAAGCTCAAGCAACGAGCTCAGGAGAGAAATGTCCCACACGAGTTGAGGTTGTCTCAGCTTTCCTGTGGAAGTCTATGATGGCTGCTTCTGCAGAATTGCATGGATTTCAGAGGCCTTATTTGCTAACCCATCTTGTGAATCTGCGGCGAAGAATGGAACCATCCTTGACAGAAAATTCATTAGGAAACTCCTGTGGTTAGCAGCTGCAAAATCACAGCAGATTCCAAGCCAGAATTCAGTGACTTGGTAGGCGAGGTGAAGAAAGCAATATCAAGAATTGATGCTGAGTTTTTCAAGCAAATCAAAGGAGATGAAGGGAAATCTGTGATGTCTGAGTTCTTCAAGACAGTAGCTGAAATGGGTTCAGGAGATGAAGTAGACTGCTTTGGATTTTCAAGTTGGAGTCACTTTGGTTATTATGGTGCTGATTTTGGGTGGGGGAAACCTGTGTGGGTTAGCAGTATTGGCTTGACAGCTTCAGTTTTTATGAATGTCATCGTTTTGGTTGAGACAAGGCTAAGTGATGGAATAGAAGCTTGGGTGACCCTAGACGAGCCAGACATGGCTATATTAGCAAGCAATCCAGAACTTCTCAAATTGGCATTGCTAATTGATGACTCGGTATGACACAGATCTATGTGAGAAGCATGATTTTGTAGAATAAAATAGAAGATTAATCAAACCCCTTCTGGTAATTTTGATTGATTTTCCGGCATTTATCTAAACATAATCTTCTTTAGTAGGCTTGCTGCTTGTGAAgactgaagaaagtttattataTGATGATTTCCTAATTTAAAACCATCATTCCATCTATTTTAAACACTCTTTAAGAAAATGGTTCTatttaacataaattttaaaaacaatatttcatattttgattcggttaaaataaattaaaataataaattaaaaaaaaatattattttttaattcttatcgTATTTGACTAATCACTGTCAAAATAATTATCCACTATCCGCTATTAAAATAGCTAATGTTCCTAAATTAAGCTTTAAACTATATAAATCAAGGTTTACTTAtctgaaaaatttaaatttgatttctctttaattttttaatgaacaAACCAAAAAATCAGAAAGAGTTAAACTAATTCACAAATATCTCAATTCATTTATGGTTCTAatggatttttattttaaaattaataaatttaaaaataattaattttaattaaataaatatatttatagtgaaactagtaaatttataaataaataaatttaaaaattaaattcaaacttaactcagtttaaaaaattaaatatagtcAATTTGAACCTTTATCCAGCAATTTAGCGACTAGTTCGGTTCCTGAAACTAGAGACTTGGAACCGGACCCTGGTATTTTCGGGTCTGATTTCGGATCATTTCAGAATCTAAATCAGAGGCCACACAATCTTCTTTATGGGCTTGAGGAATTAAAGCCCAGATCGGCTCTATCCTTCAAGTCAAGTACGATTCTCGGtccatattaattatttattatttattattatccgaGGATCTGATGGTGGGTCCTATCCACGTTTGGACGATGGATCGGATCGGAGaagatttatttataatgttCCAGACCGTccgatctaaagaaggtttgataaaaataaaaccaaGAAATGAATTGTGGCCGTTGATTGAACAGGAAAGAAAAATCCGAATGACAAGCTGACAAAACCGCACACTCATTCTCTCTCATAGAGTCGAAAGTCTTACGTTGAATCGCGCTTGTCTGGAAAATGGAGCTGTAATGAGATGAGAtaaaaacaaagaaagagaaagaaagcaAACATTCTCTgctttttcctcttcttctcctcACGCATATGGCTTCTATCCTctctttcttcatctttttcgTTCTTACATGTTTCTCATCCGCCAATGCTGAATCTAATTCCACCTTCACCCCCATCAATCGCGATCTCTACCATTCCAGGTATTGCTTCCTGCTTCTTCCCTTGACATGAATCAGTttactgttatgttatgttgattCTTCCTAATTGTGAAAGATTTATGTTAACTTTACAacttttatattcttttttttgtttttaataaatttttctcacaatttgaagattttgagattTTAGTTGAATCCTGGTTAACAATGGTAAAGGTGGTAcctgttttattgaaagcaaaattaTTTGATGCTTTTGTTCAAATTAATTAACTGGAAGGATGATGGGTTTTTCTTAAACATTCTTATTTTGCAGTATCGATTTGTTAGAGCAGATAAAGGCATTGGTTCATCGTCACCCAGACAAACTCACTGTATGTGACATTTGCGCTTTATTAGTTGTTTTCCTTTCTTAAGCTTGAAAGTTATCATTTTCAATGGTTTTTACAGTTGGAGACGATTAAAACTGGAAACAAAGGTTACCAGGCAGAGATCACAGTGGCTACTTATTGTAGGAGTAGGAGAGGAAGTGATGACAGGTCTAAGTTTCGGATCCTTCTTGTAAGTTTCTGCATTATTCTTTAGATTCTATGTGGAGCCCGTCAAGTTGTTAACTCTTACCTTAGTTTTTCCTGTTTGCTAaagttaaagaaaagaaagaaaatttgaaATGTATATGGTTCTGATTTAAATTGCGGAAGAAATGGGGAAATGAAAGACAATATATTATCTAACCCTATTATCAATTTGATTAGAATATCTCAGATTAGTAATTGCTGGTTTTCTTGACAGATAATTCCTTGTCTTCCAGAGTTTTGGACAGCATGGTAGGGAGCTCATTACATCAGAACTTGCATTGCGGATATTGTCAATCTTAAGTGAAGAACAGTTTTTACCCAATACAAATCCAACTTCCTTAAAAAGTGCTCTAGACAAGCTTATCATAAAGGTAACTTCGCATCTGACGTCATTTCTTCCCTTACCTTTGCTAATGTAGCTGTGATCTGCCAATTCTGAGTGGACTAGAATGTCTATCAATTTTTGCAATTTGTGAGTTATGACCTGTAATCTATAGGAGCAAAAGATACACAGTCATTCTTAATGATAAACCATTATAATATATGAAACTATCTTACATTCTAatggattataaatttttttttgttgctctctttatccttttttttaCTTCAGTGTTTTGAGTTATGACCTGTAATCTATAGGAGCAAAAGATACACAGTCATTCTTAATGATAAACCATTATAATATATGAAACTATCTTACATTCTAatggattataaatttttttttgttgctctctttatccttttttttaCTTCAGTGTTTACCCTGCCTATTTGATGTCTGTGGCCTCTGTTGCTAATACTTGCATAAATATGTAAGTTTGACCATAGGAGCTAGATTATCCTTTGTTGGGAGACTTTATCCATCTTACTAGTCATGTTTTGTTCCAGGAAATCTGAATTGTTTTCCCTAGTTATATTGAAACTTGTTTAGTTATATTTTGTGTTCCAATAAATTCATTGTGTGGGAAAGAGGTGTTGAAGCAAAACCAAACATTTATGAAAATCATGTAATGCTAAAAGGAAGTATCATGCTTCATATCCATGTTTTCGAAAATTTCCTTATTGAACTTTGATGTTTTACCAATGCTAATTCCAATGATATACAGGTGGTGCCTCTCGAAAATTTGAATGGCCGCAAATTCGTTGAAGGAGGAGATCTTTGTGAGAGGAGAAATGGTCTTACAGTTGATTTTTGTGATTCAATATGAATACTAGGAAAGACATTGTAATATAaactttttatctttttgtggcAGGAAGAGGAGTTGATCTCAACCGGAACTGGAGTGTTGATTGGGGCAAAAAGGAGAAGGTTTGCTATGCTCATTGACTCTATTCTCATTGCATTCTACACTGTATTTCATACTAGAATGTCATGTTTTAAGCTCCTGGTGTAGATGAACCAATTGCAAGAGTGGAGCTCTGCCAACTAATGTACTGTCTTTGGCAATTcttaactataattttaaatgagcATAATATGAGATTTATTTTGGGACAAAACCTATATTGGTTATCATTGACAAAGCTGTAGACTAAAGCATTGAGGTTTTAGCGTTCCCTTCTCTACTATTAAATGTTTATATGCTATATTTTCAAATTAACAGTATGATATTGTGTGATATGATGTCTTTGTCTCATGTTAGTTGTTTATCCAATTATAGGATTATGATCCATATGAAGAGAATCCGGGCTCTGCTCCCTTCAGTGAGCCTGAAACCCAAATAATGCGGAAACTTGCCCTATCATTTGATCCTCACATATGGGTTAACGTGCACTCTGGAATGGAGGTAAGTGATACCAGGTTCCTTAGCAACATTTCTTTGATTCTTTCCTCCTGTTGATGTACTGATGCATGTGAAAGAAATTTATGAACTAGTATATCATCTACAATACCCAAGATAATGACATTAGGGTACCAGTGTGTGCAATTGAAAAATCACTGATGAAGTATTCATTCATGAACtttcttgttttaatgatttattctATAAACTATACCATCTTTCATTCAGAAACTTTGGTGAATGTTCTGGATTAAAAAAGGGAGTATGTTTAATATAATGCAATGATTATGGCCGAAGAACAAGTCCATTTTGGTTAATTAACAGTTCGTTCCTTTTTCTGTTTGTTCAGGCTTTGTTTATGCCATATGACCACAGAAACACAACCCCTGATGGGTCACCTACAGAGCGGATGAAATCATTGCTTAATGAACTAAATCAAGTTCATTGTCACAACCGTTGCATGATTGGTTCAGGAGGAGGCTCTGTTGGGTTAGTCTATTTTTCTGTGAGCCTTACAGTCAAACAATGATTTGCCGAGTTCAAGCAAGATAAACATGTTCATTATTGCTTAATTACAGTGCAGTACACATTCGCATGTGAACCTACATTTATGGCTTCCTTTGTGTTTGTTTTGGGATGTACCTCTTCCAATTTAGCATAAATAGCCTTTTCTGCATTCTGAAATGTCTGGTCGTGCTCTCATGCAGGCTGCAACTCAAGAGTAACATGGGTTATAATGtgatacatatataaatataggGTTGTTATGATTGCAGAGCCGAATGCAAAAAGCTTCATGAAGTCTTATAGGCATTACAAGTacttttgataatattaaaGCATGTTTATCTCTTCTTTATGGGGAAAAAAATAGTTCTCTAGTTTGTATTCAGCAAGCATGTCTAAATCATATTGAACCTCTGATTTTGTCATATCTGATATGGCGTGCAATGTAGTTCGACTTGTAGGTCTAGTTCATGTAGTAGGATTACAGTAGCAGGATGCCAGAACCTGAATGTGAGACAGCTTATAGCTCTCATATTCAAGTTCAAGTTCTTGCAGAGTTTGCAGGGCTGTAGGAGATGGCACCCATTTCTTCTAGCATTTGATTATCTTTGCATATTGTTGAAAGACTTAAGCACCCCATTTGCTGTAAAATGTTGAATCATGATCTTATGTTCATCAATATGGATATTCCTGTAAGAAAAATTACAATATTGACATGCTTATAGTTGTTATCCATGCTCAAATTTAGGTATCTTGCACATGGGACAGCAACAGATTACATGTACGATATTGTAAAAGTGCCTCTGGCTTTCACCTTTGAGGTTAGTGAAATGGTGAACTTTCATAAAATTACTTAAAGCTAGTATCCtttgtttatattttacttGACTGGCAGATATATGGGGATCCAACAGCTTCATCAAAAGACTGCTTTAAAATGTTCAATCCTGTCGACCTCACTACcttcaatgtatgttatgttatttttcaaatttgtcACTCCATTATTTTCTCTCTTcgtttatttttatgaatattttttgttataaattaaaaCTGAGAAGGAAATGGCAATTGCTGATGGGAAGTAATTTGTTGAAATTTAATGACTAAATAATTGGTTTTTGGATCCAGAGAGTTCTGAATGATTGGTCTGCTGcctttttcaaaatatttaaattgggACCACTCCAACTAGATGAGATTGGATCAAAGGGCTCCACATCCAATTTGGACAAGTGGGTATCAATAGATGAATATCTTGATGGGTACTTAATGGAGAGGAGAAATAGATATGGGAAGAAGATGGAGGTGCTAGATCTTGGGATGCAGGAGATAAGAACATATTTTAGGCTCTTCTTGCTATCCTCTGTTCTGTTGTTGTTCATGTTCTGTTCTAGAATTGCAAAGAGCAAGTCTAGTAGACCGTAGACCTATTGATTCGGCCACGGCCACGGCCACAGTATAATTTGCACGTATACGCGTGGGTTTTTGATTGATAGAGACATAGATGTATTACATTCTTTAGAGAAGAGATTTTGATTTGTGTAATTAAACTTCATATAggatcttttgttttttttttttcacaatggGGCGAAGGGATTATTTAGTGAGCATGTGCTTTCTCTTTCAACTTCCAGTATATGAATGTCACTTCCTGGAATAACTGTATTTTTTGAGTTTATAATTTTCTGATGAGTGAGCGACGAACAAGATAAAAGCAGTTATCTTTTgcgatatattttaattttaattcaatgctGCAGCATTGTAGAGAACTAGAGATCCGATGAGGTTATCCGAAATCAATCATTATTTCCAAGCACAAATAAGCAATGAaaggagagaaaagaaaatggcAGGTTAATCCATTGTACAACAGAAACACACAAGACCCCAAGTTTTTGTAGAATCATTATGATACAGAGTAACAAGGATGTAaacttttttaaagaaattgcaTCTATTTTCCTTTATGATATAACAGTGATCGGAATTGTCAATTCCGAATTGAAGTGATTATAATACATGACACTGACAACAACTTGCATGTTATGTGGTGTTCGTATGAAGCCAAGAACTTTACAATCTAAATGAGAGATGATGAATGAAGATGCCCCCAAGTCTCTGTTTTGACCTTACGTATGGTTTTTGAATGCAGAATTTCATTGTCCCTGGATGAGAATCCTTCCAACTTATTAACGTACAAAAATGTAGTTGTTCCTGCAAGACCATTTAGGCCAAAGAATGACAATTATTTGACAAGGGAGGGGATTAGTATGCTTATCATCACAGTACTATAAGAGGGCTTTCAAAATAGCAAAGGCATGATAAAACAACATATCCAGAACTTATAAGCAAATTGCAGAAACTCAAgcttttttatatttcaatatGATAACATGCCAAAACTGAATATTAAAATGTAACATCAGTTAAAGGACTGCAGTCACAAACCTTAAATTGGCAAATGATTAGTGACCTTAACCATGAGTCCATGACAGTTGATCCCACAACTTTCACTTTTTGACTATAATTTTAGTGTTTGCTTCATGTATTTTAGTGCAGATCGTAGCATTGCTCTAGCTTTCCTATCTGGAGTACACCCAGCCAAAATCATTTCTTCATATACAGATGGCACCTGaaaccatgcaccaagccttcACATCAGACTGAGTATAGCTTTTGAAATTGATACATAATCATAGGAAAGCGCAGAAACTGTCTAGAGGCATTTGATGCCATTTTCCTTTCCTATTCACTTCATTCTGATTAATATTGAGTGTTTTGAGGTTATCAATTACATTCATGAACCTGTCACAATGCAGACATGCACAAATTAATTCGTTATGTAAAATGCAGACAGTGATGACTGCAGTATCTATGGCATGTAAAAATATTTGGCAGAGCTGCTTAAAACGACTATTACCCACACAACTCAAGTTACcaatcttttttttcttttttttggttGAAACGAGACATCTATTACTCTCAACAGCAATTAAAACATCTAATATATGATAGATTTCTTAGTTGTTTTGTACAGTTTGGTTATTTTGGCGGTTAAATGAattattgacaaaaaaaaaaaagaaagatagaTGGCCTTAAAAAACAACCATCCATCCAATACACTCAAAATTCGAACTGCTTACCTTGCAAGTATCATCTCACAAAATCAAAGGGAAAAGAAGCAAGTAAAAAAGATGATGGCATATACGCAATCAAGATGGCTAGGGTGGCAGACCTTAACCTAAATTAATGAAAGTGCATTTGCTTGTAGGCATTAGGCAATGAATATAGCAACACAAAATTTTTAACATTTCATAAGTAGATAATATCATATACGATCAGGGACATCTGATAGCCATCATAACTGCATTTGAGCAAAATAACTTGCCTTGTTAAATTTATCTACACGAATCAGAGCTTTCATAAGTGTAGTATATGTTACGACATCTGGCTTCAAATCCTGCAATTCCAGTGGCCAACGGACATGTCAGCAGATGGAAAAACAAATTTTAGCTTTCCAATAAAAGGGGAAACTGGAAGTTGTTAAACAATCAATTAACCAATAGTTACATTTTCCTTCATGTACTGCAGCACTGCAAATGCTTCAACATCTCTCCTATCCTCACCAAATGCATTGATCAAAGAATTCAGAGCTAAAATACTAGGGCTCAGGCCATCTGATCTCATTAACCTAAACGCATTTAGTGCATGCTCAGATAAACCCTGTGAGCAAATGAAATAGAAGACTATCAGTGAGTGCAAAGAAAAATGCCACTAACACGTGCTTTGGTAAAAAATCAAACAGTAGATAATTAACG
The sequence above is a segment of the Manihot esculenta cultivar AM560-2 chromosome 5, M.esculenta_v8, whole genome shotgun sequence genome. Coding sequences within it:
- the LOC110616250 gene encoding metallocarboxypeptidase A-like protein MCYG_01475, producing the protein MASILSFFIFFVLTCFSSANAESNSTFTPINRDLYHSSIDLLEQIKALVHRHPDKLTLETIKTGNKGYQAEITVATYCRSRRGSDDRSKFRILLSFGQHGRELITSELALRILSILSEEQFLPNTNPTSLKSALDKLIIKVVPLENLNGRKFVEGGDLCERRNGRGVDLNRNWSVDWGKKEKDYDPYEENPGSAPFSEPETQIMRKLALSFDPHIWVNVHSGMEALFMPYDHRNTTPDGSPTERMKSLLNELNQVHCHNRCMIGSGGGSVGYLAHGTATDYMYDIVKVPLAFTFEIYGDPTASSKDCFKMFNPVDLTTFNRVLNDWSAAFFKIFKLGPLQLDEIGSKGSTSNLDKWVSIDEYLDGYLMERRNRYGKKMEVLDLGMQEIRTYFRLFLLSSVLLLFMFCSRIAKSKSSRP